A stretch of Gouania willdenowi chromosome 21, fGouWil2.1, whole genome shotgun sequence DNA encodes these proteins:
- the tank gene encoding TRAF family member-associated NF-kappa-B activator gives MERNIGDQLNKAFEAYRQVSIEKDIAKKKLQQMTEYYEQYTQELQKQIEDQQQLISELEARLSATGKPSGEMKCEPCNHLHEGGDTYQSAKYPEKAGSVAVASNLPANSRVEYQDMLEAFNAIHGKFRQIQSLTRRQKDQLKRFHGGKDKANDQRFSMPIQCTDHTAEAEVPFSPALRSAVDVSPLPTSLASRGASQDDRDLVDSLTKLSVKFPPSADSEYDFLNSAPERHVQGLAVPVKRPLGSVFSPLPEEESVELPVPFVYPSSPSHSSSSLPSQESVRGPQQPLWSPELCEAVDVGTEQATPQSSSTSSTSSTSIPDKCAFCNAVVPQARMNSHLYSHFSPKNEADI, from the exons ATGGAAAGAAACATCGGAGACCAGCTCAACAAAGCTTTCGAAGCCTATCGTCAGGTCTCCATCGAAAAGGACATTGCCAAGAAGAAGCTGCAGCAAATG aCTGAGTATTACGAACAGTACACTCAGGAGCTTCAAAAGCAGATTGAGGATCAGCAGCAGTTAATTTCTGAACTTGAAGCTCGACTGTCGGCAACAGGAAAACCATCAG GTGAGATGAAATGTGAGCCGTGTAACCATCTTCATGAGGGAGGCGACACTTATCAGAGTGCTAAGTATCCA gAGAAAGCAGGCAGCGTCGCTGTTGCTTCAAATCTGCCAGCAAACAGCCGGGTTGAGTA TCAGGATATGCTGGAAGCTTTCAACGCAATTCATGGCAAATTCCGACAAATTCAGTCTTTGACCCGAAGACAAAAAGATCAACTGAAAAGGTTCCACGGAGGCAAAGATAAAGCAAACG ATCAGCGCTTCTCCATGCCCATCCAGTGCACGGACCACACCGcagaagctgaggttcccttttCCCCAGCTCTGAGGTCAGCCGTGGACGTCTCTCCTCTGCCCACTTCTCTGGCGTCTCGCGGTGCCAGCCAGGATGACAGAGACTTGGTCGACTCTCTGACTAAACTCAGTGTCAAATTCCCACCCTCGGCGGACAGCGAGTACGACTTCCTGAACAGCGCCCCGGAGCGTCACGTGCAGGGCCTGGCCGTGCCCGTGAAGCGGCCTCTCGGAAGCGTCTTCTCCCCGCTACCAGAAGAGGAGTCCGTGGAGCTGCCCGTGCCTTTTGTCTACCCCTCATCTCCCTCCCACTCTTCGTCGTCTTTACCCTCCCAGGAGAGCGTGCGAGGACCCCAGCAG CCTCTCTGGAGTCCTGAGCTGTGTGAGGCGGTCGACGTTGGGACGGAGCAGGCGACGCCTCagagcagcagcaccagcagcaccagcagcaccAGTATCCCTGATAAATGCGCCTTCTGCAACGCCGTGGTTCCTCAGGCCCGCATGAACAGCCACCTCTACTCGCACTTCTCCCCTAAGAATGAAGCCGACATTTGA
- the tbr1b gene encoding T-box brain protein 1b, with translation MQVENCISPTTDLSKKFMNVGSGFASSNGSELPLQDHPIICASDNLERSSPLKKNSREMTNQSEADNFPDSKDASGDVQRGKLSPDLHGVSDIRHNFDGSAGERCIFSPSTQTHSVSAAAPSAMFPYPSQHGAAHPAFSIGSPSRYMAHHPVITNGAYNSLLTNTSPQGYPTAGYPYAQQYGHTYQGGAFYQFSSAQAGLVPGKAQVYLCNRALWLKFHRHQTEMIITKQGRRMFPFLSFNISGLDPTAHYNIFVDVILADPNHWRFQGGKWVPCGKADTNVTGNRVYMHPDSPNTGAHWMRQEISFGKLKLTNNKGASNNTGQMVVLQSLHKYQPRLHVVEVNEDGTEDSSQPGRVQTFTFTETQFIAVTAYQNTDITQLKIDHNPFAKGFRDNYDTVYTGCDIDRLTPSPGDSPRSQIVPGARYAMPSSFLQDQFVSTYAKSRFHPGVGSGPGTERSVPLGNSLLSPQQSDEPSVASPPQRWFVTPAKNRLDFAASAYDAADFAGNAATLLSYAAAGVKALPLPTAGCSNRPLGYYTDPSGWGGRTPPQYCGVNTKSSSVFSCWPTNTIGGRVGTNYLSEEADSITTERSPIGGSEESKPKDMTSESSWIETPSSIKSIDSSDSGIFEQAKRRRISPSATPVPETVSPLKSELLSSRECEKNCIKDIGYYSFYPHS, from the exons ATGCAGGTCGAGAATTGCATCTCGCCGACGACTGATCTCTCCAAGAAATTTATGAATGTGGGCAGTGGCTTTGCGAGCTCCAATGGATCCGAGCTTCCGTTGCAGGACCATCCTATTATATGTGCAAGTGACAACCTGGAGAGAAGTTCACCTCTGAAAAAAAACTCCAGGGAGATGACGAATCAGTCAGAGGCAGACAATTTTCCCGACTCCAAGGACGCATCAGGGGACGTCCAGAGGGGCAAACTCTCTCCTGATCTTCACGGAGTCTCTGACATTCGTCATAATTTCGATGGATCTGCAGGAGAAAGGTGCATCTtttctccatccacacagacgCACTCAGTCTCAGCAGCAGCACCCAGTGCCATGTTCCCGTACCCGAGCCAGCATGGAGCAGCGCACCCGGCTTTTTCCATCGGGAGCCCCAGTCGGTACATGGCCCATCATCCGGTCATCACAAATGGAGCTTACAACAGTCTTCTGACCAACACTTCTCCACAAGGCTACCCGACTGCAGGCTACCCTTACGCGCAACAGTATGGACACACGTACCAAGGAGGGGCTTTTTACCAGTTCTCTTCAGCGCAAGCGGGGCTGGTTCCGGGGAAAGCGCAGGTGTATTTGTGCAACAGGGCCCTGTGGCTGAAGTTTCACAGACACCAAACGGAGATGATCATCACAAAGCAAGGACG GcgaatgtttccatttttaagcTTCAATATTTCTGGCCTCGATCCAACTGCTCACTATAACATATTTGTGGATGTAATACTCGCTGATCCAAACCACTGGCGATTTCAAGGAGGGAAGTGGGTGCCATGTGGAAAAGCAGACACAAATGTGACAG GGAATAGGGTTTATATGCACCCTGACTCTCCAAACACAGGCGCGCATTGGATGCGTCAGGAAATATCATTTGGAAAACTAAAGCTCACAAACAACAAAGGTGCCTCCAACAACACAGGCCAG ATGGTGGTCCTCCAGTCTCTCCACAAGTACCAGCCCAGGCTCCATGTGGTGGAAGTGAACGAGGATGGGACAGAGGACAGCAGCCAGCCAGGAAGAGTGCAGACTTTCACCTTCACAGAAACGCAGTTCATCGCTGTCACAGCCTACCAGAACACAGAC attacCCAGCTGAAAATCGACCACAATCCATTTGCAAAAGGATTCCGGGACAACTATGACAC TGTCTACACAGGCTGTGACATTGATCGTCTCACTCCGTCCCCGGGTGACTCTCCCCGCTCACAGATCGTGCCTGGTGCTAGATACGCCATGCCCAGCTCTTTCCTCCAGGACCAGTTTGTCAGCACTTACGCCAAATCCCGCTTCCACCCTGGCGTGGGGAGCGGCCCTGGCACGGAGCGCAGCGTCCCACTCGGCAACAGCTTGTTGTCCCCGCAGCAAAGCGACGAGCCCAGCGTGGCCTCCCCCCCGCAGCGATGGTTTGTCACCCCTGCCAAAAACCGACTGGACTTCGCAGCCTCGGCATACGACGCCGCTGATTTCGCCGGTAACGCGGCCACCTTGCTGTCCTACGCGGCGGCCGGAGTGAAGGCTCTCCCGCTGCCCACCGCGGGCTGCTCCAACCGGCCTCTGGGTTACTACACAGACCCCTCCGGGTGGGGAGGACGCACACCGCCTCAGTACTGCGGGGTGAACACCAAATCCAGCTCGGTCTTCTCCTGCTGGCCCACCAACACCATCGGTGGCCGGGTGGGCACCAACTACCTGTCCGAGGAGGCGGACTCCATCACCACGGAGAGGTCCCCCATTGGTGGCTCTGAGGAGTCCAAACCCAAAGACATGACATCAGAGTCCAGCTGGATAGAGACGCCGTCCTCTATTAAATCCATTGATTCCAGCGATTCTGGAATCTTTGAACAGGCCAAACGGAGACGGATCTCACCTTCTGCTACCCCTGTTCCAGAGACTGTGTCCCCGTTAAAATCAGAGCTGCTGTCCTCCAGAGAGTGTGAGAAAAACTGCATCAAAGACATCGGCTACTACAGTTTCTATCCACACAGTTAA